In Nematostella vectensis chromosome 12, jaNemVect1.1, whole genome shotgun sequence, the genomic window AGTTAtaggaagcgttttaataatcataaaagtaggttaaataagcaccctagtttaccggttagtgaaagagttaaggatgaccttatctatcaacattttcatcgcgacaatcatttaggtcttaataatgttatggtacaacttatagataagtgtaactctgaggctcagcttagggaaagggaaggccagtgggcttatcggcttaagtctatctacccgcggggtcttaatagtgatgacttttttgtagtaggaacccacgtagagatgtgtaaattctttttatccatagcgcgcgctattctagaaaatgcgcgtttttgtcagttgtaatgtttttgcgtctcgcgccactattctgatgtaaataagcttgtaacgattcaccttcttcagtctgccctgaagaagtcttattaaagacgaaaatttggcagagtcgatttccagtttttggtgtattgtattcattgttctggtacgagatcgcgacagtttgggctttttgattccaatatatatatatatatatatcttggttaaatataaatatatacatatatattaaGGGATATGGTTTAGTTAGGATTAGGTTAAGGGCTAAATTCAGTATAAGGTTAAAGTTTGAGGTTTAGGGTTAGGTTAAGGGTTAGGTTTGGGATTAGGTTAATGAGGGATTTGGTTTAGTTAGGATAAGGTTAAGGGTTAGGTTAAGGGCTAGGTTCAGAATTAGGTTAAGAGTTAAGGTTTAGGATTAGGTTAAGGGTTAAGGtttacatagctgtcaacctcgcgttaggaaaaatcttgagaaaatccagtgaatgtatcagaagtaccaaaatagctaatgcgggagaattgagtaaatgtatggatatttaaaaaaatagacttgAGAAAAGGTTCAAAATGTTAAGACTCCCGCCttatgcgggagagttgacagttATATGGTTTAGGTCCATCGTGTGCCTCTGATTCTGATTTTATTCATGACTATCCTTAGATTCTTGGGAGAATCGATAACCTCATCAAATGCGCCACAGAATCCATTCAACCCTCCGAAGTTGAAACCGTCCTCTCCAAGCATCCCAAAGTTATCAGCGCCATCGCTGTTGGTGTACCAGACCAGCGGCTGTATGAGACCGTCTGCGCATGTGTAAAGCTCAGACTTGATAAAGGCGAGACCGAGGAGTCAGTAGTTGCTGAAATCGACGCCTGGTGCGCGGATAAGTTTATCGTTAGCACTAACGGTCTATCGTCACAACCTGTCCACTACGTTGTGATGGATCAGTTCCCTACTACAAGAACGGGTAAAACGGATAGAAAAACCTTGAGAAAAATGGCTATAGAAAAACTTGGTATCGCATGAGCATGGACGCAATTAGAGAGTGTCTAATAATTTCGGTGAGAACCTTTCAAGCGTGTATCGTTAACCTGCCGAGCTTGTATCGGGAACCTTAGTAGCGTTTATCGTGAACACTCTAAGCGTGTATCGTGAACCTTCTAAGCGTGTATCGTGAACCTTCTAGGCGTGTATTGTGAACCTTAGCGTGTTTCGTGAACCCTCCAAGCGTGTATCGTGAACCTTCCAGGCGTGTATCGTGAACCTTCTAAGCGTGTATCGTGAACCTTCCAGGCGTGGATCGTGACCCTTCCAAGCGTAAATCGTGAACTTTCCAAGCGTGTATCGGGACCCTCCAAGCGTGTATCGTGACCCTTCCAGGCGTGTATCGTGACCCTTTCAGGCGTGTATCGTGAACCTTGCAAGCGTGTATCGTGAACCTTGCAAGCGTGTATCGTGATCCAAAATATTCTCGCCGTAATCTCCCTAATCCCGATAACGATAATACGTCTTATATTACTCCCCAAGCCGCTCCTAATACTAACCCACCACTGGTTGCGACACCAGCGCCTCAGCGCCGACGCCGCCGTAGACGAAGACGACGTAAAAACAACTCCGTTGTTACTCTTGACCGCACATCGGTAATAAACATCTCCAGCACTTCTCTATCGCCCGACGAAACTTCTGTTCTTGCTCGCGGCCTTACCTTTTGCCCTACACCACGCAAAATCGACTGGTCTCAAGTCAACGCTGATATATATGATTTCAATCGTAGGATGCGACTAGCTGAATATTTCTTTAATGAAGACAAAcccaatgataatgatattctCTCTTTTGACGGCTCATTTAACCCTTTCCGTAACAAAAGCACTTGGACTCCCTCCTCAGGCAGGGATAACTCACTCGACACCTTCCTTAATTCTGTCAAACTACAGATACAAAACTCTACACTTAACAAGACTCGCTCTAACATCACACCTGGTGAACGTAACGCTTTAACACAACTCAACCAAAGACAAGACATCATAATCAAACCCGCAGACAAAGGATCCGGCACAGTCGTAATGGACAAAGACTGGTATATTAATGAATGTAATAGACAACTTAATGACACTAAATTCTACACACAATTAGATGCCGACATTACTAATGACATACAAAAACGAGTCACAACTTACATCAACCGAATGCACACGGACGGAATAATTAATCAGGACACTAAATCCTACCTCACACCCAAAGACTCTAAATCTGGACGGTTTTACATACTCCCTAAAATACATAAACATGGTAATCCTGGACGCCCTATTATTTCCTCTAACTCCCACCCCACCGAACGCATCTCAGAATTTGTAGACTACTACCTCCAGCCATTAGTAAGTAAACTTCCATCATATGTTAAAGACACTAACCACttcttaaacattttattaacacTCAGCAACCTACCAACAGACTCTCTCCTGGTCACACTCGACGTCTCTAGCCTCTATACTAATATTCCACATAATGATGGCATCAACGCTTGTCACCACTTCCTTCGCACATGTAACACTAACCCCATCCCTGCTGGCACTATTTGTGATTTAATCCGCATGATCCTCCAAATGAACAACTTCTCCTTTAATGACAAACACTACCTCCAGAAGCATGGCACCGCAATGGGCACACGCATGGCACCCTCTTTCGCCTGTCTCTTTCTTGGTCTATTTGAAACCAACGCTTTGCGTGACGCCCCGCTTTTCTCAAGAGACAAATCCTACGCGTTGCTAACATTTCCCGCATTGACGCCCTACgccctaataataacaaccacaaaaacTCCCGTCGCATCCCCTTTGTCACTACCTATAACGCTACACTACCtaacatcaacaacataatCCGTAGAAACTACAACCTTCTACTCTCGTCTAAGCGATGCCATAAGGTTTTCACTGAGCCCCCTCTCGTCGCCTTTCGCCGCTCACCTAACCTCCGCGACATCCTCGTTAAAGCCAAGCTACCTTCCGACCGCTCTCCCACCAACCAACCCCCCGGTGCTTTCcgttgcgaaaaaaaaaatgcctaaCCTGCCCCTATATTAGAACCGACGGCCTTACAAgctacacatttttctcaacaggtgaaacacgacctataacctcccacataacctgcaatactaaaaacgtgatttatatgattcaatgtaaccgctgtaaccttcaatatattggggaaactaaacgcaaattaaaagaacgctttaatgaccaccgcagaactgtagactcccaatctcgatccataccaacccacgccgctgaacacttcctaaaacctaaccactccgcttctgacatagagctcatacctattgaaaaaataagaaataaccgcgactccatccgcaaagcaagagaagccacactgatagctcgcgctggcactcttgaacccggtggcctcaaccggcgtgaagaaaccgtttagctacttagtaatccacaccaccctatttaccatcttccataagtcactcaattactatttttaccttttgttagttaatcatcaatgaactttgtactttgtcactcaattactatttttaccttttgttagttaatcatcaatgaactttgtacatatactagctataacatgccattgtaactcatttataacctgaagaaggcaggtattggcctgccgaaatatcgttctataaaaacataaatctgcgttgttgtcgactatttcttttaaagttttttttacagagcTCCcacatacctaagaaaaagctGTATACAAGAATAATATGGTagcaaatattggtaacccatcgactcgagttttcgtgacgcaatgtccgtccgtccgtccctcCCCAAAAATCGTGCGTCCCAAgaaagcatcgtatgacaaccaaacttggcaggtgtcatgtatgtgtcgaGGGATgtgcaaaactgtggtcacgtgatttgtgacgtcgt contains:
- the LOC125557291 gene encoding uncharacterized protein LOC125557291 produces the protein MRLAEYFFNEDKPNDNDILSFDGSFNPFRNKSTWTPSSGRDNSLDTFLNSVKLQIQNSTLNKTRSNITPGERNALTQLNQRQVVMDKDWYINECNRQLNDTKFYTQLDADITNDIQKRVTTYINRMHTDGIINQDTKSYLTPKDSKSGRFYILPKIHKHGNPGRPIISSNSHPTERISEFVDYYLQPLVSKLPSYVKDTNHFLNILLTLSNLPTDSLLVTLDVSSLYTNIPHNDGINACHHFLRTCNTNPIPAGTICDLIRMILQMNNFSFNDKHYLQKHGTAMGTRMAPSFACLFLGLFETNALRDAPLFSRDKSYALLTFPALTPYALIITTTKTPVASPLSLPITLHYLTSTT